A section of the Oryza sativa Japonica Group chromosome 1, ASM3414082v1 genome encodes:
- the LOC9271287 gene encoding piezo-type mechanosensitive ion channel homolog isoform X8 has translation MAWRTGGCAGRCLLPLVLLAASLLDWSLISLVNMIFFFAIRFVAPRRGFRAWRLYLLFWCTIVYSVLASLAQVTFHLIWCIEGEGWVVAHSWWAKLVGFARSQPGESPSVIYFLVVQLSAAVLALVEVFGSRLYQDSCCLNFSFGIEQIGYHLRVACCFLLPAVQLVVSISHPSWISLPFFVFSCIGVVDWSLTSNFLGLFRWWRLLEIYSVFIILLLYVYQLPVKFPYVVLAFADFIGLFKISSNSEWPEVSSGISLLFYYFMLSSAKQDIQDMDSLMSLENDSLAEELLPSRNVFLVRQSRSGRRHANVLLRGSVFRTFSINFFTYGFPVLLLALSLWSFNFTSICAFGLLAYVGYILYAFPSLFEMHRLNGSLLVFILLWAASTYIFNVAFTFFNKRFQKINIAGYDDLGNHWALALFYSWIISSCSVLPWRLCSTV, from the exons ATGGCGTGGCGGACGGGCGGCTGCGCCGGCCGCTGCCTTCTGCCGCTGGTGCTCCTGGCAG CTTCCTTACTTGATTGGAGCTTAATTTCTCTGGtcaatatgatatttttctttgCAATTCGGTTTGTAGCTCCAAGGAGAG GGTTTCGCGCTTGGAGGCTGTACCTACTATTTTGGTGTACAATTGTTTACTCAGTACTTGCTAGTTTAGCACAAGTTACATTTCATCTAATCTGGTGCATTGAGGGAGAGGGATGGGTTGTGGCCCATTCCTGGTGGGCAAAGTTGGTTGGTTTTGCGAG GAGCCAGCCTGGGGAATCGCCATCTGTTATCTATTTTCTAGTTGTACAACTATCTGCTGCTGTCCTTGCTTTGGTTGAAGTCTTTGGAAGCAGGCTTTATCAAGATTCTTGTTGTCTCAATTTCTCCTTTGGGATTGAGCAAATAG GTTATCATCTGCGGGTTGCATGCTGTTTCTTACTGCCTGCTGTTCAATTAGTTGTTAGTATTAGTCATCCTTCTTGGATTTCTCTACCATTCTTTGTATTTAGCTGCATTGGTGTTGTGGATTGGTCATTAACTAGCAACTTCCTTGGTCTTTTCCG ATGGTGGAGATTACTTGAGATATATTCGGTTTTCATCATTCTTCTGCTTTATGTCTACCAACTACCTGTGAAGTTTCCATATGTCGTTCTAGCATTTGCTGACTTCATTGGCCTATTCAAAATTTCGTCGAACTCAGAATGGCCTGAGGTGTCTTCTGgtatttctcttcttttttattaCTTCATG TTGTCATCAGCCAAACAAGACATACAGGATATGGATTCTCTTATGTCTCTAGAAAATGACAGCTTAGCGGAGGAGCTTCTTCCTTCCAGAAATGTTTTTTTGGTTCGCCAATCTCG ATCAGGCAGAAGGCATGCCAATGTATTGCTGAGAGGATCAGTTTTCAGGACTTTCAGTATTAACTTCTTCACTTATGGCTTCCCG GTTTTGCTGCTTGCGCTTTCCCTTTGGAGCTTCAATTTTACTAGCATCTGTGCTTTTGGTCTTCTAGCTTATGTTGGATACATTTTATATGCTTTTCCTTCGTTATTTGAAATGCATCGGTTGAATGGGTCACTCCTAGTTTTCATTCTTCTATGGGCAGCCAGCACATATATCTTCAATGTGGCATTTACATTCTTCAATAAAAGATTTCAAAAG ATAAATATTGCAGGATATGATGATTTGGGAAACCATTGGGCTTTGGCACTATTCTATTCCTGGATTATTTCTTCTTGCTCAGTTCTGCCTTGGCGTCTTTGTAGCACTGTGTAA
- the LOC9271287 gene encoding piezo-type mechanosensitive ion channel homolog isoform X11: protein MAWRTGGCAGRCLLPLVLLAASLLDWSLISLVNMIFFFAIRFVAPRRGFRAWRLYLLFWCTIVYSVLASLAQVTFHLIWCIEGEGWVVAHSWWAKLVGFARSQPGESPSVIYFLVVQLSAAVLALVEVFGSRLYQDSCCLNFSFGIEQIGYHLRVACCFLLPAVQLVVSISHPSWISLPFFVFSCIGVVDWSLTSNFLGLFRWWRLLEIYSVFIILLLYVYQLPVKFPYVVLAFADFIGLFKISSNSEWPEVSSGISLLFYYFMLSSAKQDIQDMDSLMSLENDSLAEELLPSRNVFLVRQSRSGRRHANVLLRGSVFRTFSINFFTYGFPIEMQKMES from the exons ATGGCGTGGCGGACGGGCGGCTGCGCCGGCCGCTGCCTTCTGCCGCTGGTGCTCCTGGCAG CTTCCTTACTTGATTGGAGCTTAATTTCTCTGGtcaatatgatatttttctttgCAATTCGGTTTGTAGCTCCAAGGAGAG GGTTTCGCGCTTGGAGGCTGTACCTACTATTTTGGTGTACAATTGTTTACTCAGTACTTGCTAGTTTAGCACAAGTTACATTTCATCTAATCTGGTGCATTGAGGGAGAGGGATGGGTTGTGGCCCATTCCTGGTGGGCAAAGTTGGTTGGTTTTGCGAG GAGCCAGCCTGGGGAATCGCCATCTGTTATCTATTTTCTAGTTGTACAACTATCTGCTGCTGTCCTTGCTTTGGTTGAAGTCTTTGGAAGCAGGCTTTATCAAGATTCTTGTTGTCTCAATTTCTCCTTTGGGATTGAGCAAATAG GTTATCATCTGCGGGTTGCATGCTGTTTCTTACTGCCTGCTGTTCAATTAGTTGTTAGTATTAGTCATCCTTCTTGGATTTCTCTACCATTCTTTGTATTTAGCTGCATTGGTGTTGTGGATTGGTCATTAACTAGCAACTTCCTTGGTCTTTTCCG ATGGTGGAGATTACTTGAGATATATTCGGTTTTCATCATTCTTCTGCTTTATGTCTACCAACTACCTGTGAAGTTTCCATATGTCGTTCTAGCATTTGCTGACTTCATTGGCCTATTCAAAATTTCGTCGAACTCAGAATGGCCTGAGGTGTCTTCTGgtatttctcttcttttttattaCTTCATG TTGTCATCAGCCAAACAAGACATACAGGATATGGATTCTCTTATGTCTCTAGAAAATGACAGCTTAGCGGAGGAGCTTCTTCCTTCCAGAAATGTTTTTTTGGTTCGCCAATCTCG ATCAGGCAGAAGGCATGCCAATGTATTGCTGAGAGGATCAGTTTTCAGGACTTTCAGTATTAACTTCTTCACTTATGGCTTCCCG ATTGAGATGCAGAAGATGGAATCATGA
- the LOC9271287 gene encoding piezo-type mechanosensitive ion channel homolog isoform X10 — protein sequence MAWRTGGCAGRCLLPLVLLAASLLDWSLISLVNMIFFFAIRFVAPRRGFRAWRLYLLFWCTIVYSVLASLAQVTFHLIWCIEGEGWVVAHSWWAKLVGFARSQPGESPSVIYFLVVQLSAAVLALVEVFGSRLYQDSCCLNFSFGIEQIGYHLRVACCFLLPAVQLVVSISHPSWISLPFFVFSCIGVVDWSLTSNFLGLFRWWRLLEIYSVFIILLLYVYQLPVKFPYVVLAFADFIGLFKISSNSEWPEVSSGISLLFYYFMLSSAKQDIQDMDSLMSLENDSLAEELLPSRNVFLVRQSRSGRRHANVLLRGSVFRTFSINFFTYGFPSIMVLCSAT from the exons ATGGCGTGGCGGACGGGCGGCTGCGCCGGCCGCTGCCTTCTGCCGCTGGTGCTCCTGGCAG CTTCCTTACTTGATTGGAGCTTAATTTCTCTGGtcaatatgatatttttctttgCAATTCGGTTTGTAGCTCCAAGGAGAG GGTTTCGCGCTTGGAGGCTGTACCTACTATTTTGGTGTACAATTGTTTACTCAGTACTTGCTAGTTTAGCACAAGTTACATTTCATCTAATCTGGTGCATTGAGGGAGAGGGATGGGTTGTGGCCCATTCCTGGTGGGCAAAGTTGGTTGGTTTTGCGAG GAGCCAGCCTGGGGAATCGCCATCTGTTATCTATTTTCTAGTTGTACAACTATCTGCTGCTGTCCTTGCTTTGGTTGAAGTCTTTGGAAGCAGGCTTTATCAAGATTCTTGTTGTCTCAATTTCTCCTTTGGGATTGAGCAAATAG GTTATCATCTGCGGGTTGCATGCTGTTTCTTACTGCCTGCTGTTCAATTAGTTGTTAGTATTAGTCATCCTTCTTGGATTTCTCTACCATTCTTTGTATTTAGCTGCATTGGTGTTGTGGATTGGTCATTAACTAGCAACTTCCTTGGTCTTTTCCG ATGGTGGAGATTACTTGAGATATATTCGGTTTTCATCATTCTTCTGCTTTATGTCTACCAACTACCTGTGAAGTTTCCATATGTCGTTCTAGCATTTGCTGACTTCATTGGCCTATTCAAAATTTCGTCGAACTCAGAATGGCCTGAGGTGTCTTCTGgtatttctcttcttttttattaCTTCATG TTGTCATCAGCCAAACAAGACATACAGGATATGGATTCTCTTATGTCTCTAGAAAATGACAGCTTAGCGGAGGAGCTTCTTCCTTCCAGAAATGTTTTTTTGGTTCGCCAATCTCG ATCAGGCAGAAGGCATGCCAATGTATTGCTGAGAGGATCAGTTTTCAGGACTTTCAGTATTAACTTCTTCACTTATGGCTTCCCG AGCATAATGGTATTATGTTCTGCAacatag
- the LOC9271287 gene encoding piezo-type mechanosensitive ion channel homolog isoform X9, which translates to MAWRTGGCAGRCLLPLVLLAASLLDWSLISLVNMIFFFAIRFVAPRRGFRAWRLYLLFWCTIVYSVLASLAQVTFHLIWCIEGEGWVVAHSWWAKLVGFARSQPGESPSVIYFLVVQLSAAVLALVEVFGSRLYQDSCCLNFSFGIEQIGYHLRVACCFLLPAVQLVVSISHPSWISLPFFVFSCIGVVDWSLTSNFLGLFRWWRLLEIYSVFIILLLYVYQLPVKFPYVVLAFADFIGLFKISSNSEWPEVSSGISLLFYYFMLSSAKQDIQDMDSLMSLENDSLAEELLPSRNVFLVRQSRSGRRHANVLLRGSVFRTFSINFFTYGFPSVMFRSQMVLIAGAVSMGHS; encoded by the exons ATGGCGTGGCGGACGGGCGGCTGCGCCGGCCGCTGCCTTCTGCCGCTGGTGCTCCTGGCAG CTTCCTTACTTGATTGGAGCTTAATTTCTCTGGtcaatatgatatttttctttgCAATTCGGTTTGTAGCTCCAAGGAGAG GGTTTCGCGCTTGGAGGCTGTACCTACTATTTTGGTGTACAATTGTTTACTCAGTACTTGCTAGTTTAGCACAAGTTACATTTCATCTAATCTGGTGCATTGAGGGAGAGGGATGGGTTGTGGCCCATTCCTGGTGGGCAAAGTTGGTTGGTTTTGCGAG GAGCCAGCCTGGGGAATCGCCATCTGTTATCTATTTTCTAGTTGTACAACTATCTGCTGCTGTCCTTGCTTTGGTTGAAGTCTTTGGAAGCAGGCTTTATCAAGATTCTTGTTGTCTCAATTTCTCCTTTGGGATTGAGCAAATAG GTTATCATCTGCGGGTTGCATGCTGTTTCTTACTGCCTGCTGTTCAATTAGTTGTTAGTATTAGTCATCCTTCTTGGATTTCTCTACCATTCTTTGTATTTAGCTGCATTGGTGTTGTGGATTGGTCATTAACTAGCAACTTCCTTGGTCTTTTCCG ATGGTGGAGATTACTTGAGATATATTCGGTTTTCATCATTCTTCTGCTTTATGTCTACCAACTACCTGTGAAGTTTCCATATGTCGTTCTAGCATTTGCTGACTTCATTGGCCTATTCAAAATTTCGTCGAACTCAGAATGGCCTGAGGTGTCTTCTGgtatttctcttcttttttattaCTTCATG TTGTCATCAGCCAAACAAGACATACAGGATATGGATTCTCTTATGTCTCTAGAAAATGACAGCTTAGCGGAGGAGCTTCTTCCTTCCAGAAATGTTTTTTTGGTTCGCCAATCTCG ATCAGGCAGAAGGCATGCCAATGTATTGCTGAGAGGATCAGTTTTCAGGACTTTCAGTATTAACTTCTTCACTTATGGCTTCCCG TCAGTGATGTTCAGGAGTCAAATGGTCTTGATTGCTGGTGCAGTGTCGATGGGACACAGCTAG
- the LOC9271287 gene encoding piezo-type mechanosensitive ion channel homolog isoform X7, which translates to MAWRTGGCAGRCLLPLVLLAASLLDWSLISLVNMIFFFAIRFVAPRRGFRAWRLYLLFWCTIVYSVLASLAQVTFHLIWCIEGEGWVVAHSWWAKLVGFARSQPGESPSVIYFLVVQLSAAVLALVEVFGSRLYQDSCCLNFSFGIEQIGYHLRVACCFLLPAVQLVVSISHPSWISLPFFVFSCIGVVDWSLTSNFLGLFRWWRLLEIYSVFIILLLYVYQLPVKFPYVVLAFADFIGLFKISSNSEWPEVSSGISLLFYYFMLSSAKQDIQDMDSLMSLENDSLAEELLPSRNVFLVRQSRSGRRHANVLLRGSVFRTFSINFFTYGFPVLLLALSLWSFNFTSICAFGLLAYVGYILYAFPSLFEMHRLNGSLLVFILLWAASTYIFNVAFTFFNKRFQKDMMIWETIGLWHYSIPGLFLLAQFCLGVFVALCNLVNNSVFVYTTTEGGASSSDDHLIDEKEDTMVLIVATLAWGLRKLSRAITLMLLFLLVVKPGFIHAVYMCFFLVFLLNHSIKKGLRQILVLFCEAHFSILYILQLDLVSSALERSGSLTMEVFQINLQQRIS; encoded by the exons ATGGCGTGGCGGACGGGCGGCTGCGCCGGCCGCTGCCTTCTGCCGCTGGTGCTCCTGGCAG CTTCCTTACTTGATTGGAGCTTAATTTCTCTGGtcaatatgatatttttctttgCAATTCGGTTTGTAGCTCCAAGGAGAG GGTTTCGCGCTTGGAGGCTGTACCTACTATTTTGGTGTACAATTGTTTACTCAGTACTTGCTAGTTTAGCACAAGTTACATTTCATCTAATCTGGTGCATTGAGGGAGAGGGATGGGTTGTGGCCCATTCCTGGTGGGCAAAGTTGGTTGGTTTTGCGAG GAGCCAGCCTGGGGAATCGCCATCTGTTATCTATTTTCTAGTTGTACAACTATCTGCTGCTGTCCTTGCTTTGGTTGAAGTCTTTGGAAGCAGGCTTTATCAAGATTCTTGTTGTCTCAATTTCTCCTTTGGGATTGAGCAAATAG GTTATCATCTGCGGGTTGCATGCTGTTTCTTACTGCCTGCTGTTCAATTAGTTGTTAGTATTAGTCATCCTTCTTGGATTTCTCTACCATTCTTTGTATTTAGCTGCATTGGTGTTGTGGATTGGTCATTAACTAGCAACTTCCTTGGTCTTTTCCG ATGGTGGAGATTACTTGAGATATATTCGGTTTTCATCATTCTTCTGCTTTATGTCTACCAACTACCTGTGAAGTTTCCATATGTCGTTCTAGCATTTGCTGACTTCATTGGCCTATTCAAAATTTCGTCGAACTCAGAATGGCCTGAGGTGTCTTCTGgtatttctcttcttttttattaCTTCATG TTGTCATCAGCCAAACAAGACATACAGGATATGGATTCTCTTATGTCTCTAGAAAATGACAGCTTAGCGGAGGAGCTTCTTCCTTCCAGAAATGTTTTTTTGGTTCGCCAATCTCG ATCAGGCAGAAGGCATGCCAATGTATTGCTGAGAGGATCAGTTTTCAGGACTTTCAGTATTAACTTCTTCACTTATGGCTTCCCG GTTTTGCTGCTTGCGCTTTCCCTTTGGAGCTTCAATTTTACTAGCATCTGTGCTTTTGGTCTTCTAGCTTATGTTGGATACATTTTATATGCTTTTCCTTCGTTATTTGAAATGCATCGGTTGAATGGGTCACTCCTAGTTTTCATTCTTCTATGGGCAGCCAGCACATATATCTTCAATGTGGCATTTACATTCTTCAATAAAAGATTTCAAAAG GATATGATGATTTGGGAAACCATTGGGCTTTGGCACTATTCTATTCCTGGATTATTTCTTCTTGCTCAGTTCTGCCTTGGCGTCTTTGTAGCACTGTGTAATCTTGTAAACAATTCTGTTTTTGTTTACACAACTACTGAGGGGGGAGCGTCATCGAGTGATGACCACCTCATTGATG AGAAGGAAGATACAATGGTTTTGATTGTAGCAACTCTAGCATGGGGTCTACGCAAGCTTTCACGTGCAATCACTTTGATGCTACTGTTTCTTCTTGTGGTGAAACCTGGCTTTATTCATGCTGTTTACA TGTGTTTTTTTCTGGTGTTTCTGTTGAATCATTCAATCAAAAAGGGACTGCGCCAGATCTTAGTGCTATTCTGTGAGGCGCATTTTTCAATACTGTACATTCTTCAGCTTGATTTAGTTTCCAGTGCTTTGGAGCGTAGTGGTTCCCTAACAATGGAG GTCTTTCAAATAAATCTACAACAAAGGATTTCATGA
- the LOC9271287 gene encoding piezo-type mechanosensitive ion channel homolog isoform X12, protein MAWRTGGCAGRCLLPLVLLAASLLDWSLISLVNMIFFFAIRFVAPRRGFRAWRLYLLFWCTIVYSVLASLAQVTFHLIWCIEGEGWVVAHSWWAKLVGFARSQPGESPSVIYFLVVQLSAAVLALVEVFGSRLYQDSCCLNFSFGIEQIGYHLRVACCFLLPAVQLVVSISHPSWISLPFFVFSCIGVVDWSLTSNFLGLFRWWRLLEIYSVFIILLLYVYQLPVKFPYVVLAFADFIGLFKISSNSEWPEVSSVVISQTRHTGYGFSYVSRK, encoded by the exons ATGGCGTGGCGGACGGGCGGCTGCGCCGGCCGCTGCCTTCTGCCGCTGGTGCTCCTGGCAG CTTCCTTACTTGATTGGAGCTTAATTTCTCTGGtcaatatgatatttttctttgCAATTCGGTTTGTAGCTCCAAGGAGAG GGTTTCGCGCTTGGAGGCTGTACCTACTATTTTGGTGTACAATTGTTTACTCAGTACTTGCTAGTTTAGCACAAGTTACATTTCATCTAATCTGGTGCATTGAGGGAGAGGGATGGGTTGTGGCCCATTCCTGGTGGGCAAAGTTGGTTGGTTTTGCGAG GAGCCAGCCTGGGGAATCGCCATCTGTTATCTATTTTCTAGTTGTACAACTATCTGCTGCTGTCCTTGCTTTGGTTGAAGTCTTTGGAAGCAGGCTTTATCAAGATTCTTGTTGTCTCAATTTCTCCTTTGGGATTGAGCAAATAG GTTATCATCTGCGGGTTGCATGCTGTTTCTTACTGCCTGCTGTTCAATTAGTTGTTAGTATTAGTCATCCTTCTTGGATTTCTCTACCATTCTTTGTATTTAGCTGCATTGGTGTTGTGGATTGGTCATTAACTAGCAACTTCCTTGGTCTTTTCCG ATGGTGGAGATTACTTGAGATATATTCGGTTTTCATCATTCTTCTGCTTTATGTCTACCAACTACCTGTGAAGTTTCCATATGTCGTTCTAGCATTTGCTGACTTCATTGGCCTATTCAAAATTTCGTCGAACTCAGAATGGCCTGAGGTGTCTTCTG TTGTCATCAGCCAAACAAGACATACAGGATATGGATTCTCTTATGTCTCTAGAAAATGA
- the LOC9271287 gene encoding piezo-type mechanosensitive ion channel homolog isoform X6 has translation MAWRTGGCAGRCLLPLVLLAASLLDWSLISLVNMIFFFAIRFVAPRRGFRAWRLYLLFWCTIVYSVLASLAQVTFHLIWCIEGEGWVVAHSWWAKLVGFARSQPGESPSVIYFLVVQLSAAVLALVEVFGSRLYQDSCCLNFSFGIEQIGYHLRVACCFLLPAVQLVVSISHPSWISLPFFVFSCIGVVDWSLTSNFLGLFRWWRLLEIYSVFIILLLYVYQLPVKFPYVVLAFADFIGLFKISSNSEWPEVSSGISLLFYYFMLSSAKQDIQDMDSLMSLENDSLAEELLPSRNVFLVRQSRSGRRHANVLLRGSVFRTFSINFFTYGFPVLLLALSLWSFNFTSICAFGLLAYVGYILYAFPSLFEMHRLNGSLLVFILLWAASTYIFNVAFTFFNKRFQKDMMIWETIGLWHYSIPGLFLLAQFCLGVFVALCNLVNNSVFVYTTTEGGASSSDDHLIDEKEDTMVLIVATLAWGLRKLSRAITLMLLFLLVVKPGFIHAVYMCFFLVFLLNHSIKKGLRQILVLFCEAHFSILYILQLDLVSSALERSGSLTMEVLSQLGWSEQVSSAVSV, from the exons ATGGCGTGGCGGACGGGCGGCTGCGCCGGCCGCTGCCTTCTGCCGCTGGTGCTCCTGGCAG CTTCCTTACTTGATTGGAGCTTAATTTCTCTGGtcaatatgatatttttctttgCAATTCGGTTTGTAGCTCCAAGGAGAG GGTTTCGCGCTTGGAGGCTGTACCTACTATTTTGGTGTACAATTGTTTACTCAGTACTTGCTAGTTTAGCACAAGTTACATTTCATCTAATCTGGTGCATTGAGGGAGAGGGATGGGTTGTGGCCCATTCCTGGTGGGCAAAGTTGGTTGGTTTTGCGAG GAGCCAGCCTGGGGAATCGCCATCTGTTATCTATTTTCTAGTTGTACAACTATCTGCTGCTGTCCTTGCTTTGGTTGAAGTCTTTGGAAGCAGGCTTTATCAAGATTCTTGTTGTCTCAATTTCTCCTTTGGGATTGAGCAAATAG GTTATCATCTGCGGGTTGCATGCTGTTTCTTACTGCCTGCTGTTCAATTAGTTGTTAGTATTAGTCATCCTTCTTGGATTTCTCTACCATTCTTTGTATTTAGCTGCATTGGTGTTGTGGATTGGTCATTAACTAGCAACTTCCTTGGTCTTTTCCG ATGGTGGAGATTACTTGAGATATATTCGGTTTTCATCATTCTTCTGCTTTATGTCTACCAACTACCTGTGAAGTTTCCATATGTCGTTCTAGCATTTGCTGACTTCATTGGCCTATTCAAAATTTCGTCGAACTCAGAATGGCCTGAGGTGTCTTCTGgtatttctcttcttttttattaCTTCATG TTGTCATCAGCCAAACAAGACATACAGGATATGGATTCTCTTATGTCTCTAGAAAATGACAGCTTAGCGGAGGAGCTTCTTCCTTCCAGAAATGTTTTTTTGGTTCGCCAATCTCG ATCAGGCAGAAGGCATGCCAATGTATTGCTGAGAGGATCAGTTTTCAGGACTTTCAGTATTAACTTCTTCACTTATGGCTTCCCG GTTTTGCTGCTTGCGCTTTCCCTTTGGAGCTTCAATTTTACTAGCATCTGTGCTTTTGGTCTTCTAGCTTATGTTGGATACATTTTATATGCTTTTCCTTCGTTATTTGAAATGCATCGGTTGAATGGGTCACTCCTAGTTTTCATTCTTCTATGGGCAGCCAGCACATATATCTTCAATGTGGCATTTACATTCTTCAATAAAAGATTTCAAAAG GATATGATGATTTGGGAAACCATTGGGCTTTGGCACTATTCTATTCCTGGATTATTTCTTCTTGCTCAGTTCTGCCTTGGCGTCTTTGTAGCACTGTGTAATCTTGTAAACAATTCTGTTTTTGTTTACACAACTACTGAGGGGGGAGCGTCATCGAGTGATGACCACCTCATTGATG AGAAGGAAGATACAATGGTTTTGATTGTAGCAACTCTAGCATGGGGTCTACGCAAGCTTTCACGTGCAATCACTTTGATGCTACTGTTTCTTCTTGTGGTGAAACCTGGCTTTATTCATGCTGTTTACA TGTGTTTTTTTCTGGTGTTTCTGTTGAATCATTCAATCAAAAAGGGACTGCGCCAGATCTTAGTGCTATTCTGTGAGGCGCATTTTTCAATACTGTACATTCTTCAGCTTGATTTAGTTTCCAGTGCTTTGGAGCGTAGTGGTTCCCTAACAATGGAGGTACTCTCACAGTTAG GCTGGTCTGAACAAGTCAGTTCTGCTGTCAGTGTATAA